One genomic segment of Sorex araneus isolate mSorAra2 chromosome X, mSorAra2.pri, whole genome shotgun sequence includes these proteins:
- the ARID5A gene encoding AT-rich interactive domain-containing protein 5A isoform X2 — translation MTRDPRGDDGAVERARKAKEEKLGDQMPPGKTKAEPTTNPAQLCGPEPAGERAEQPGPSRAPSLPPDSTGGCPEAYQRLLSSFYCKGTHGIMSPLAKKKLLAQVSKAGALQCREEVCQHGAGDPPRQLPARPAACPPERPQSPGAAVEEARQKPGAQEAAPGPGEEAPVGPGPPAPVFTGCFHTCPTEVLKPISRHPRDFPSLKDGVLWGPCGGSKEGSRLVWGGDASRPSAFHRGGSRDSSPYPKPKACWVAPMAKAPAESPAPLPAFPGGPGSKRRLEEEGDTHGGKKLRAVSPFLKKLDTEECEAKPAGPDLAVSCLLGPASAPSLPEAYRGTMLRCPLNFTGSLDPLKGQATFPFSPLVIPAFPAHFLTSTAPLPMATGLQHFPPAPFDSALRHRLYPGSSPWHVPPATTYAAPHFLHLNTKL, via the exons ATGACCAGAGACCCTCGCGGGGATGACGGTGCTGTGGAGAGAGCCAGGAAGGCCAAGGAGGAGAAGCTGGGAGACCAG ATGCCGCCTGGGAAGACCAAAGCAGAACCGACCACCAACCCGGCGCAGCTGTGTGGCCCAGAGCCTGCCGGGGAGCGTGCGGAGCAGCCGGGCCCCAGCCGTGCGCCCTCGCTGCCCCCTGACAGCACCGGCGGCTGCCCCGAGGCCTACCAGAGGCTCCTGTCCAGCTTCTACTGCAAAGGGACACATGGCATAATGTCCCCACTGGCTAAAAAGAAACTGCTGGCCCAGGTGAGCAAGGCTGGGGCCTTGCAGTGCCGGGAGGAGGTCTGCCAGCACGGGGCAGGAGACCCTCCCCGGCAGCTCCCAGCACGGCCGGCGGCCTGCCCCCCGGAGCgcccccagagcccaggagcAGCAGTGGAGGAGGCCAGGCAGAAGCCGGGAGCGCAGGAGGCAGCGCCGGGCCCTGGGGAGGAGGCGCCCGTGGGCCCCGGCCCACCCGCCCCTGTCTTCACCGGCTGCTTCCACACCTGCCCCACCGAGGTGCTGAAGCCCATCAGCCGGCACCCCCGGGACTTCCCCAGCCTTAAAGATGGGGTGCTatgggggccctgtgggggcaGCAAAGAGGGGTCCCggctggtgtggggtggggatgcCAGCCGCCCTTCTGCCTTCCACAGAGGTGGCTCCCGGGACAGCAGTCCCTACCCCAAGCCCAAAGCCTGCTGGGTGGCCCCCATGGCCAAAGCCCCTGCCGAGAGCCCCGCGCCCCTTCCCGCCTTCCCGGGCGGCCCCGGCAGCAAGCGCCgcctggaggaggagggtgaTACCCATGGGGGCAAGAAACTGCGGGCGGTGTCCCCCTTTCTGAAGAAGCTGGACACCGAGGAGTGTGAGGCCAAGCCTGCGGGGCCTGACCTGGCTGTGTCCTGCCTCCTAGGCCCCGCCTCGGCGCCCAGCCTGCCCGAGGCCTACAGGGGCACCATGCTGCGCTGCCCACTCAACTTTACTGGCAGCCTGGACCCCCTAAAGGGCCAGGCCACCTTCCCCTTCAGCCCTCTGGTCATCCCAGCCTTCCCAGCCCACTTCCTGACCTCCACTGCGCCCCTGCCCATGGCCACTGGCCTGCAGCACTTCCCCCCGGCCCCTTTCGACAGTGCCCTTCGCCACAGACTGTACCCAGGCTCGTCTCCCTGGCACGTGCCACCTGCCACTACCTACGCCGCACCCCACTTCCTCCACCTCAACACCAAGCTGTAG
- the ARID5A gene encoding AT-rich interactive domain-containing protein 5A isoform X1, producing the protein MAPPVTGERSPSEEGDPQDPPVSPSPDSEQSRSQSPTRLQDSPEAGGEREEEQAFLVSLYKFMKERHTPIERVPHLGFKQINLWKIYKAVEKLGAYELVTGRRLWKNVYDELGGSPGSTSAATCTRRHYERLVLPYVRHLKGEEDKPLPPSKPKKQYKMTRDPRGDDGAVERARKAKEEKLGDQMPPGKTKAEPTTNPAQLCGPEPAGERAEQPGPSRAPSLPPDSTGGCPEAYQRLLSSFYCKGTHGIMSPLAKKKLLAQVSKAGALQCREEVCQHGAGDPPRQLPARPAACPPERPQSPGAAVEEARQKPGAQEAAPGPGEEAPVGPGPPAPVFTGCFHTCPTEVLKPISRHPRDFPSLKDGVLWGPCGGSKEGSRLVWGGDASRPSAFHRGGSRDSSPYPKPKACWVAPMAKAPAESPAPLPAFPGGPGSKRRLEEEGDTHGGKKLRAVSPFLKKLDTEECEAKPAGPDLAVSCLLGPASAPSLPEAYRGTMLRCPLNFTGSLDPLKGQATFPFSPLVIPAFPAHFLTSTAPLPMATGLQHFPPAPFDSALRHRLYPGSSPWHVPPATTYAAPHFLHLNTKL; encoded by the exons CACCGCCTGTGACAGGGGAAAGGAGCCCCTCAGAGGAAGGCGACCCCCAGGACCCGCCGGTGTCCCCCAGTCCCGACAGTGAgcagagcaggagccagagccccaCCCGGCTGCAG GACTCCCCTGAGGCAGGCGGGGAGCGGGAGGAGGAGCAGGCCTTCCTGGTCAGCCTCTACAAGTTCATGAAGGAGCGACACACGCCCATCGAGAGGGTGCCCCATCTCGGCTTCAAGCAGA tTAACCTGTGGAAGATCTACAAGGCCGTGGAGAAGCTGGGGGCCTATGAACTG GTGACCGGCCGGCGCCTCTGGAAGAACGTGTACGACGAGCTGGGGGGCAGCCCGGGCAGCACGAGCGCCGCCACCTGCACTCGCCGACACTATGAGAG GCTGGTCCTCCCGTATGTGCGGCATCTGAAGGGGGAGGAGGACAAGCCGCTGCCTCCCTCCAAGCCCAAGAAGCAGTACAAGATGACCAGAGACCCTCGCGGGGATGACGGTGCTGTGGAGAGAGCCAGGAAGGCCAAGGAGGAGAAGCTGGGAGACCAG ATGCCGCCTGGGAAGACCAAAGCAGAACCGACCACCAACCCGGCGCAGCTGTGTGGCCCAGAGCCTGCCGGGGAGCGTGCGGAGCAGCCGGGCCCCAGCCGTGCGCCCTCGCTGCCCCCTGACAGCACCGGCGGCTGCCCCGAGGCCTACCAGAGGCTCCTGTCCAGCTTCTACTGCAAAGGGACACATGGCATAATGTCCCCACTGGCTAAAAAGAAACTGCTGGCCCAGGTGAGCAAGGCTGGGGCCTTGCAGTGCCGGGAGGAGGTCTGCCAGCACGGGGCAGGAGACCCTCCCCGGCAGCTCCCAGCACGGCCGGCGGCCTGCCCCCCGGAGCgcccccagagcccaggagcAGCAGTGGAGGAGGCCAGGCAGAAGCCGGGAGCGCAGGAGGCAGCGCCGGGCCCTGGGGAGGAGGCGCCCGTGGGCCCCGGCCCACCCGCCCCTGTCTTCACCGGCTGCTTCCACACCTGCCCCACCGAGGTGCTGAAGCCCATCAGCCGGCACCCCCGGGACTTCCCCAGCCTTAAAGATGGGGTGCTatgggggccctgtgggggcaGCAAAGAGGGGTCCCggctggtgtggggtggggatgcCAGCCGCCCTTCTGCCTTCCACAGAGGTGGCTCCCGGGACAGCAGTCCCTACCCCAAGCCCAAAGCCTGCTGGGTGGCCCCCATGGCCAAAGCCCCTGCCGAGAGCCCCGCGCCCCTTCCCGCCTTCCCGGGCGGCCCCGGCAGCAAGCGCCgcctggaggaggagggtgaTACCCATGGGGGCAAGAAACTGCGGGCGGTGTCCCCCTTTCTGAAGAAGCTGGACACCGAGGAGTGTGAGGCCAAGCCTGCGGGGCCTGACCTGGCTGTGTCCTGCCTCCTAGGCCCCGCCTCGGCGCCCAGCCTGCCCGAGGCCTACAGGGGCACCATGCTGCGCTGCCCACTCAACTTTACTGGCAGCCTGGACCCCCTAAAGGGCCAGGCCACCTTCCCCTTCAGCCCTCTGGTCATCCCAGCCTTCCCAGCCCACTTCCTGACCTCCACTGCGCCCCTGCCCATGGCCACTGGCCTGCAGCACTTCCCCCCGGCCCCTTTCGACAGTGCCCTTCGCCACAGACTGTACCCAGGCTCGTCTCCCTGGCACGTGCCACCTGCCACTACCTACGCCGCACCCCACTTCCTCCACCTCAACACCAAGCTGTAG